A portion of the Macaca mulatta isolate MMU2019108-1 chromosome 4, T2T-MMU8v2.0, whole genome shotgun sequence genome contains these proteins:
- the CYP21A2 gene encoding steroid 21-hydroxylase isoform X1, whose translation MPRCAGNPHSPWLDLEPVDSSPEGSRVLPVPGNTRNLTAERRKRREKQHVVVLNSKRTIEEAMVKKWADFAGRPEPLTYKLVSKNYPDLSLGDYSLLWKAHKKLTRSALLLGMRDSMEPVVEQLTQEFCERMRAQAGTPVAIEEEFSLLTCSIICHLTFGDKIKEDNLVPAYYKCIQEVLKTWSHWSIQIVDVIPFLRFFPNPGLRRLKQAIEKRDHIVEKQLRQHKESLVAGQWRDMMDYMLQVVAQPSMEEGSGQLLEGHVHMAAVDLLIGGTETTANTLSWAVVFLLHHPEIQQRLQEELDHELGPSASSSRVPYKDRARLPLLNATIAEVLRLRPVVPLALPHRTTRPSSISGYDIPEGTVIIPNLQGAHLDEMVWERPHEFWPDRFLEPGKNSRALAFGCGARVCLGEPLARLELFVVLTRLLQAFTLLPPGDALPSLQPLPHCSVILKMQPFQVWLQPRGLGVHSLGQSQ comes from the exons ATGCCCAGGTGTGCTGGGAATCCACACTCTCCCTGGCTGGACCTAGAACCTGTGGACTCTAGTCCCGAGGGCAGTCGTGTTCTGCCTGTGCCTGGAAACACAAGAAACTTGActgcagagagaagaaagaggagagagaaacagc ATGTGGTGGTGCTGAACTCCAAGAGGACCATTGAGGAAGCCATGGTCAAAAAGTGGGCAGACTTTGCTGGCAGACCTGAGCCACTTACCT ACAAGCTGGTGTCTAAGAACTACCCGGATCTGTCCTTGGGAGACTACTCTCTGCTCTGGAAAGCCCACAAGAAGCTCACCCGCTCAGCCCTGCTGCTGGGCATGCGTGACTCCATGGAGCCCGTGGTGGAGCAGCTGACCCAGGAGTTCTGCGAG CGCATGAGAGCCCAGGCCGGCACCCCTGTGGCCATTGAGGAGGAATTCTCTCTCCTCACCTGCAGCATCATCTGTCACCTCACCTTCGGAGACAAGATCAAG GAGGACAACTTAGTGCCTGCCTATTACAAATGTATCCAGGAGGTGTTAAAAACCTGGAGCCACTGGTCCATCCAAATTGTGGACGTGATTCCCTTTCTCAGG TTCTTCCCCAATCCAGGTCTCCGGAGACTGAAGCAGGCCATTGAGAAGAGGGACCACATCGTGGAGAAGCAGCTGAGGCAGCACAAG GAGAGCTTGGTGGCAGGCCAGTGGAGGGACATGATGGACTACATGCTCCAGGTGGTGGCACAGCCGAGCATGGAAGAGGGCTCTGGACAGCTCCTGGAAGGGCACGTGCACATGGCTGCAGTGGACCTCCTCATCGGTGGCACTGAGACCACCGCAAACACTCTCTCCTGGGCCGTGGTTTTTTTACTTCACCACCCTGAG ATTCAGCAGCGACTGCAGGAGGAGCTAGACCACGAACTAGGCCCCAGTGCCTCCAGCTCCCGGGTCCCCTACAAGGACCGTGCACGGCTGCCCTTGCTCAATGCCACCATCGCCGAGGTGCTGCGCCTGCGGCCCGTTGtgcccctggccctgccccaccGCACCACACGGCCCAGCAG CATCTCCGGCTATGACATCCCTGAGGGCACAGTCATCATCCCGAACCTCCAAGGCGCCCACCTGGATGAGATGGTCTGGGAGAGGCCACATGAGTTCTGGCCTG ATCGCTTCCTGGAGCCAGGCAAGAACTCCAGAGCGCTGGCCTTCGGCTGCGGGGCGCGTGTGTGCCTGGGAGAGCCCTTGGCGCGCCTGGAGCTCTTCGTGGTGCTGACCCGACTGCTGCAGGCCTTCACGCTGCTGCCCCCGGGGGACGCCCTgccctccctgcagcccctgccccacTGCAGTGTCATCCTCAAGATGCAGCCTTTCCAAGTGTGGCTGCAGCCCCGGGGGTTGGGGGTCCACAGCCTGGGCCAGAGCCAGTGA
- the CYP21A2 gene encoding steroid 21-hydroxylase precursor codes for MLFLGLLLLLPLLAGARLLWNHWKLRSLHLPPLVPGFLHLLQPDLPIYLLGLTQKFGPIYRLHLGLQDVVVLNSKRTIEEAMVKKWADFAGRPEPLTYKLVSKNYPDLSLGDYSLLWKAHKKLTRSALLLGMRDSMEPVVEQLTQEFCERMRAQAGTPVAIEEEFSLLTCSIICHLTFGDKIKEDNLVPAYYKCIQEVLKTWSHWSIQIVDVIPFLRFFPNPGLRRLKQAIEKRDHIVEKQLRQHKESLVAGQWRDMMDYMLQVVAQPSMEEGSGQLLEGHVHMAAVDLLIGGTETTANTLSWAVVFLLHHPEIQQRLQEELDHELGPSASSSRVPYKDRARLPLLNATIAEVLRLRPVVPLALPHRTTRPSSISGYDIPEGTVIIPNLQGAHLDEMVWERPHEFWPDRFLEPGKNSRALAFGCGARVCLGEPLARLELFVVLTRLLQAFTLLPPGDALPSLQPLPHCSVILKMQPFQVWLQPRGLGVHSLGQSQ; via the exons ATGCTGttcctggggctgctgctgctgctgcccctgcTGGCTGGCGCCCGCCTGCTGTGGAACCACTGGAAGCTCAGGAGCCTCCACCTCCCGCCTCTTGTCCCGGGCTTCCTGcacctgctgcagcccgaccTCCCCATCTATCTGCTTGGTCTGACTCAGAAATTCGGGCCCATCTATAGGCTCCACCTTGGGCTGCAAG ATGTGGTGGTGCTGAACTCCAAGAGGACCATTGAGGAAGCCATGGTCAAAAAGTGGGCAGACTTTGCTGGCAGACCTGAGCCACTTACCT ACAAGCTGGTGTCTAAGAACTACCCGGATCTGTCCTTGGGAGACTACTCTCTGCTCTGGAAAGCCCACAAGAAGCTCACCCGCTCAGCCCTGCTGCTGGGCATGCGTGACTCCATGGAGCCCGTGGTGGAGCAGCTGACCCAGGAGTTCTGCGAG CGCATGAGAGCCCAGGCCGGCACCCCTGTGGCCATTGAGGAGGAATTCTCTCTCCTCACCTGCAGCATCATCTGTCACCTCACCTTCGGAGACAAGATCAAG GAGGACAACTTAGTGCCTGCCTATTACAAATGTATCCAGGAGGTGTTAAAAACCTGGAGCCACTGGTCCATCCAAATTGTGGACGTGATTCCCTTTCTCAGG TTCTTCCCCAATCCAGGTCTCCGGAGACTGAAGCAGGCCATTGAGAAGAGGGACCACATCGTGGAGAAGCAGCTGAGGCAGCACAAG GAGAGCTTGGTGGCAGGCCAGTGGAGGGACATGATGGACTACATGCTCCAGGTGGTGGCACAGCCGAGCATGGAAGAGGGCTCTGGACAGCTCCTGGAAGGGCACGTGCACATGGCTGCAGTGGACCTCCTCATCGGTGGCACTGAGACCACCGCAAACACTCTCTCCTGGGCCGTGGTTTTTTTACTTCACCACCCTGAG ATTCAGCAGCGACTGCAGGAGGAGCTAGACCACGAACTAGGCCCCAGTGCCTCCAGCTCCCGGGTCCCCTACAAGGACCGTGCACGGCTGCCCTTGCTCAATGCCACCATCGCCGAGGTGCTGCGCCTGCGGCCCGTTGtgcccctggccctgccccaccGCACCACACGGCCCAGCAG CATCTCCGGCTATGACATCCCTGAGGGCACAGTCATCATCCCGAACCTCCAAGGCGCCCACCTGGATGAGATGGTCTGGGAGAGGCCACATGAGTTCTGGCCTG ATCGCTTCCTGGAGCCAGGCAAGAACTCCAGAGCGCTGGCCTTCGGCTGCGGGGCGCGTGTGTGCCTGGGAGAGCCCTTGGCGCGCCTGGAGCTCTTCGTGGTGCTGACCCGACTGCTGCAGGCCTTCACGCTGCTGCCCCCGGGGGACGCCCTgccctccctgcagcccctgccccacTGCAGTGTCATCCTCAAGATGCAGCCTTTCCAAGTGTGGCTGCAGCCCCGGGGGTTGGGGGTCCACAGCCTGGGCCAGAGCCAGTGA
- the CYP21A2 gene encoding steroid 21-hydroxylase isoform X3, with amino-acid sequence MPRCAGNPHSPWLDLEPVDSSPEGSRVLPVPGNTRNLTAERRKRREKQHKLVSKNYPDLSLGDYSLLWKAHKKLTRSALLLGMRDSMEPVVEQLTQEFCERMRAQAGTPVAIEEEFSLLTCSIICHLTFGDKIKEDNLVPAYYKCIQEVLKTWSHWSIQIVDVIPFLRFFPNPGLRRLKQAIEKRDHIVEKQLRQHKESLVAGQWRDMMDYMLQVVAQPSMEEGSGQLLEGHVHMAAVDLLIGGTETTANTLSWAVVFLLHHPEIQQRLQEELDHELGPSASSSRVPYKDRARLPLLNATIAEVLRLRPVVPLALPHRTTRPSSISGYDIPEGTVIIPNLQGAHLDEMVWERPHEFWPDRFLEPGKNSRALAFGCGARVCLGEPLARLELFVVLTRLLQAFTLLPPGDALPSLQPLPHCSVILKMQPFQVWLQPRGLGVHSLGQSQ; translated from the exons ATGCCCAGGTGTGCTGGGAATCCACACTCTCCCTGGCTGGACCTAGAACCTGTGGACTCTAGTCCCGAGGGCAGTCGTGTTCTGCCTGTGCCTGGAAACACAAGAAACTTGActgcagagagaagaaagaggagagagaaacagc ACAAGCTGGTGTCTAAGAACTACCCGGATCTGTCCTTGGGAGACTACTCTCTGCTCTGGAAAGCCCACAAGAAGCTCACCCGCTCAGCCCTGCTGCTGGGCATGCGTGACTCCATGGAGCCCGTGGTGGAGCAGCTGACCCAGGAGTTCTGCGAG CGCATGAGAGCCCAGGCCGGCACCCCTGTGGCCATTGAGGAGGAATTCTCTCTCCTCACCTGCAGCATCATCTGTCACCTCACCTTCGGAGACAAGATCAAG GAGGACAACTTAGTGCCTGCCTATTACAAATGTATCCAGGAGGTGTTAAAAACCTGGAGCCACTGGTCCATCCAAATTGTGGACGTGATTCCCTTTCTCAGG TTCTTCCCCAATCCAGGTCTCCGGAGACTGAAGCAGGCCATTGAGAAGAGGGACCACATCGTGGAGAAGCAGCTGAGGCAGCACAAG GAGAGCTTGGTGGCAGGCCAGTGGAGGGACATGATGGACTACATGCTCCAGGTGGTGGCACAGCCGAGCATGGAAGAGGGCTCTGGACAGCTCCTGGAAGGGCACGTGCACATGGCTGCAGTGGACCTCCTCATCGGTGGCACTGAGACCACCGCAAACACTCTCTCCTGGGCCGTGGTTTTTTTACTTCACCACCCTGAG ATTCAGCAGCGACTGCAGGAGGAGCTAGACCACGAACTAGGCCCCAGTGCCTCCAGCTCCCGGGTCCCCTACAAGGACCGTGCACGGCTGCCCTTGCTCAATGCCACCATCGCCGAGGTGCTGCGCCTGCGGCCCGTTGtgcccctggccctgccccaccGCACCACACGGCCCAGCAG CATCTCCGGCTATGACATCCCTGAGGGCACAGTCATCATCCCGAACCTCCAAGGCGCCCACCTGGATGAGATGGTCTGGGAGAGGCCACATGAGTTCTGGCCTG ATCGCTTCCTGGAGCCAGGCAAGAACTCCAGAGCGCTGGCCTTCGGCTGCGGGGCGCGTGTGTGCCTGGGAGAGCCCTTGGCGCGCCTGGAGCTCTTCGTGGTGCTGACCCGACTGCTGCAGGCCTTCACGCTGCTGCCCCCGGGGGACGCCCTgccctccctgcagcccctgccccacTGCAGTGTCATCCTCAAGATGCAGCCTTTCCAAGTGTGGCTGCAGCCCCGGGGGTTGGGGGTCCACAGCCTGGGCCAGAGCCAGTGA
- the CYP21A2 gene encoding steroid 21-hydroxylase isoform X2, with translation MLFLGLLLLLPLLAGARLLWNHWKLRSLHLPPLVPGFLHLLQPDLPIYLLGLTQKFGPIYRLHLGLQDKLVSKNYPDLSLGDYSLLWKAHKKLTRSALLLGMRDSMEPVVEQLTQEFCERMRAQAGTPVAIEEEFSLLTCSIICHLTFGDKIKEDNLVPAYYKCIQEVLKTWSHWSIQIVDVIPFLRFFPNPGLRRLKQAIEKRDHIVEKQLRQHKESLVAGQWRDMMDYMLQVVAQPSMEEGSGQLLEGHVHMAAVDLLIGGTETTANTLSWAVVFLLHHPEIQQRLQEELDHELGPSASSSRVPYKDRARLPLLNATIAEVLRLRPVVPLALPHRTTRPSSISGYDIPEGTVIIPNLQGAHLDEMVWERPHEFWPDRFLEPGKNSRALAFGCGARVCLGEPLARLELFVVLTRLLQAFTLLPPGDALPSLQPLPHCSVILKMQPFQVWLQPRGLGVHSLGQSQ, from the exons ATGCTGttcctggggctgctgctgctgctgcccctgcTGGCTGGCGCCCGCCTGCTGTGGAACCACTGGAAGCTCAGGAGCCTCCACCTCCCGCCTCTTGTCCCGGGCTTCCTGcacctgctgcagcccgaccTCCCCATCTATCTGCTTGGTCTGACTCAGAAATTCGGGCCCATCTATAGGCTCCACCTTGGGCTGCAAG ACAAGCTGGTGTCTAAGAACTACCCGGATCTGTCCTTGGGAGACTACTCTCTGCTCTGGAAAGCCCACAAGAAGCTCACCCGCTCAGCCCTGCTGCTGGGCATGCGTGACTCCATGGAGCCCGTGGTGGAGCAGCTGACCCAGGAGTTCTGCGAG CGCATGAGAGCCCAGGCCGGCACCCCTGTGGCCATTGAGGAGGAATTCTCTCTCCTCACCTGCAGCATCATCTGTCACCTCACCTTCGGAGACAAGATCAAG GAGGACAACTTAGTGCCTGCCTATTACAAATGTATCCAGGAGGTGTTAAAAACCTGGAGCCACTGGTCCATCCAAATTGTGGACGTGATTCCCTTTCTCAGG TTCTTCCCCAATCCAGGTCTCCGGAGACTGAAGCAGGCCATTGAGAAGAGGGACCACATCGTGGAGAAGCAGCTGAGGCAGCACAAG GAGAGCTTGGTGGCAGGCCAGTGGAGGGACATGATGGACTACATGCTCCAGGTGGTGGCACAGCCGAGCATGGAAGAGGGCTCTGGACAGCTCCTGGAAGGGCACGTGCACATGGCTGCAGTGGACCTCCTCATCGGTGGCACTGAGACCACCGCAAACACTCTCTCCTGGGCCGTGGTTTTTTTACTTCACCACCCTGAG ATTCAGCAGCGACTGCAGGAGGAGCTAGACCACGAACTAGGCCCCAGTGCCTCCAGCTCCCGGGTCCCCTACAAGGACCGTGCACGGCTGCCCTTGCTCAATGCCACCATCGCCGAGGTGCTGCGCCTGCGGCCCGTTGtgcccctggccctgccccaccGCACCACACGGCCCAGCAG CATCTCCGGCTATGACATCCCTGAGGGCACAGTCATCATCCCGAACCTCCAAGGCGCCCACCTGGATGAGATGGTCTGGGAGAGGCCACATGAGTTCTGGCCTG ATCGCTTCCTGGAGCCAGGCAAGAACTCCAGAGCGCTGGCCTTCGGCTGCGGGGCGCGTGTGTGCCTGGGAGAGCCCTTGGCGCGCCTGGAGCTCTTCGTGGTGCTGACCCGACTGCTGCAGGCCTTCACGCTGCTGCCCCCGGGGGACGCCCTgccctccctgcagcccctgccccacTGCAGTGTCATCCTCAAGATGCAGCCTTTCCAAGTGTGGCTGCAGCCCCGGGGGTTGGGGGTCCACAGCCTGGGCCAGAGCCAGTGA